The proteins below are encoded in one region of Aquisphaera giovannonii:
- a CDS encoding DUF433 domain-containing protein — protein MEGRKAMTMGRPLLERTRLIVEHILSEMAAGMTDAEILDDNDDDTLRPRSIRTTILRTSTGRPEKRNRTS, from the coding sequence ATGGAAGGGCGCAAGGCCATGACGATGGGCAGGCCCCTCCTCGAGCGCACTCGGCTGATCGTCGAACACATCCTCTCCGAGATGGCCGCCGGCATGACCGACGCCGAGATCCTCGACGACAACGACGACGACACGCTGCGCCCCCGGAGCATCCGCACCACGATCCTCCGTACCTCGACGGGACGTCCGGAGAAACGGAACCGGACATCATGA
- a CDS encoding choline/ethanolamine kinase family protein yields the protein MTTSIDQVLDRIPAWSGRSPVATPLAGGLTNRIYRVDVAGASYVVRIPGEDTHLLAIDRGNELHNTRAAAETGISPRVVHHIPDLDVLVLEYIDAETMTAATMHRPGRPAQLAGALRRLHAGPRFRDDFDMFRITRRYLHICRERRIRIPDDYLDALPHVARIEAAFARRPLPTVPCHNDLLAANILDDGRRLWLIDFEYSGNNDPTFELGNTCQELGYDEPRIAELCASYFGEPQPEMLARMRLNMVLSDIGWTLWSAIQAAVSAIEFDFWSWVDERWDRARAAVDSADFARWLQTLEAAGAIESPRPSPVAGPSTRGDGIEAPRL from the coding sequence ATGACGACCTCGATCGACCAGGTCCTCGACCGCATCCCGGCCTGGTCGGGCCGGTCGCCGGTGGCCACGCCGCTCGCCGGGGGCCTGACGAACCGGATCTACCGCGTGGACGTGGCGGGCGCGTCCTACGTCGTCCGGATCCCGGGCGAGGACACGCACCTGCTGGCGATCGATCGCGGCAACGAGCTCCACAACACGAGGGCCGCGGCGGAGACGGGCATCTCCCCTCGCGTCGTCCACCACATCCCCGACCTGGACGTGCTGGTCCTCGAGTACATCGACGCCGAGACGATGACCGCCGCGACGATGCACCGCCCCGGGAGGCCCGCCCAGCTCGCCGGTGCGCTGAGGCGGCTCCACGCGGGGCCCCGCTTCCGGGACGACTTCGACATGTTCCGGATCACGCGGCGGTACCTTCACATCTGCCGGGAGCGGCGCATCCGCATCCCGGACGACTATCTCGACGCCCTGCCCCACGTCGCCCGGATCGAGGCCGCCTTCGCCCGCCGCCCGTTGCCGACGGTCCCCTGCCACAACGACCTCCTGGCGGCGAACATCCTGGACGACGGCCGGCGGCTCTGGCTGATCGACTTCGAATACAGCGGCAACAACGACCCGACCTTCGAGCTGGGCAACACCTGCCAGGAGCTCGGCTACGACGAGCCCCGGATCGCCGAGCTGTGCGCCTCGTACTTCGGCGAGCCCCAGCCCGAGATGCTCGCGCGGATGCGCCTGAACATGGTCCTGTCCGACATCGGCTGGACCCTCTGGTCCGCCATCCAGGCCGCCGTCTCCGCCATCGAGTTCGACTTCTGGTCCTGGGTCGACGAGCGCTGGGACCGCGCCCGCGCCGCGGTCGATTCGGCCGACTTCGCGAGGTGGCTCCAGACGCTCGAGGCCGCGGGGGCCATCGAGTCGCCCCGGCCCTCCCCCGTCGCCGGCCCTTCGACTCGCGGCGATGGGATTGAGGCGCCCCGGCTGTAA